One Halobacterium wangiae genomic window, CTATGATCGGACTCCTGAAATCGATGGCAACGACGATGAAACACGCACTCGACGGTGAGACGTTCACCGTCGAGTATCCGGACGAAGCGCCCGAGGTGAGTCCACGCTTCCGCGGCGTGCACAAGTTCAGCCAGGAGCGCTGCATCTGGTGTCGACAGTGCGAGAAGGTCTGTCCGAACGACACGATCCAGATCGTGACGGACAAGCAGCGCAACGGCGAGGAGTACAACCTCCACGTCGGCCAGTGCATCTACTGTCGGCTCTGCGAGGAGGTGTGTCCCGTCGACGCGATCCTGCTCACCGAGCAGTTCGAGTTCACGGGCGACACGAAACACGACCTCGTGTTCAACAAAGAACAGCTGAAGAACGTACCGTGGTACAAGGACATCGACCCGCTCGCGTCCCGGGAACCCGACAGAGGAGCCTGGATCGGCGAGGGTGAAGGCGAGGTCGACTACCAGTAATCACGGACGCCCGTCTCGAAATGTTGAAAGGGCGTATTTGCGAATCACAAGGTGACTGAAATGGTATACGAAATACTCGCGTTCGGACTGTTCGCCCTGGTCACAGTGGCGAGTAGCCTGGGCGCTGTCCTGGTGGAGGACGTGTGGCACTCCGCGCTGCTGCTGGGGGTCTCACTGCTGAGCTTCGCCGTCCACTACGTTATGTTACAGGCGGAGTTCGTGGCGGCGATGCAGGTCCTCGTCTACGTGGGCGGGGTTCTCATCCTCATCACGTTCGCAGTGATGCTCACACGTCATCCTGGTCGTACAGAGGAGGTGACTAACGCGTGACGACGCGCCCGCGGCTCCGAAACCCGAGAACGTTCGTTCCGGGCATCGTCGCCGTCGCACTGTTCGCCGTGATGGCGGCAGTGTTCGTCGGCGCCGGATTCGACACGGCCGCCGGCTTCCCGGCGGACGCGAACATCACGGCCACCATCGGCTACGCGCTGATGGGGCTGCTGGAGTTCGGCGGCGAATCCATCGTCAGCAGCGAAGGATTCCTGGCCGCATTCATCATCGTCGCCCTGCTGCTCGACGCGGCACTGGAGGGCTCGGTGATGCTGGCCGAACGCGATCTGCGGGGAGGTGACGACGAGCGATGACTGTCGCCGTCGAGTACTACCTCCTGCTGTCCGCGGCCGTGTTCTGCACGGGCCTGTTCGGCGTGCTGACCCGCGAGAACGCCCTGATGTTCCTCATCAGCGTCGAGCTGATGCTGAACGCGGCGAACATCAACCTCGTGGCGTTCTCCCACTACTACGGCAACATCACGGGGCAGGTGTTCAGCCTGCTCACGATGGCGCTCGCTGCCGCCGAGGTCGCGATCGGCCTCGGCATCATCCTCGTACTGTATCGCAACTTCGACGACATCGACGTGCGGAAAGCGACGACGATGAGGTGGTAAGATGGTAGGTGCATTCGACTTCGCGCCCGCGATTCCGCTGCTGCCGTTCGCATCGTTCCTCATCGCGCTGGTGGTGGGCTACTTCGCCCCACGTCTGCTGCCGAAGGGCGGCGCGGTGCCCGGCATCCTGGCGACCGCCGGCTCGCTCGCGCTCTCGGTGTGGGCGTTCCTCACGGTGAGTGGAGGCAGTTACCACGCCGAGACGGTGTACACGTGGGTGGTGGCAGAACAGGCGTTCAGCCTCCACTTCGGCATCCTGCTGGACCCGCTGTCGACGATGATGCTCGTCATCGTCTCGCTGGTCGCGTTCCTCGTCCACGTGTTCAGCCTCGGCTACATGAACGACGAGGGCGAGACGGGCCTCCCCCGGTACTACGCCGGCCTCGGCCTGTTCACGTTCTCGATGCTCTCGTTCGTCATCGCGGACAACCTCCTGATGGCGTTCATGTTCTTCGAGCT contains:
- the nuoK gene encoding NADH-quinone oxidoreductase subunit NuoK, giving the protein MTVAVEYYLLLSAAVFCTGLFGVLTRENALMFLISVELMLNAANINLVAFSHYYGNITGQVFSLLTMALAAAEVAIGLGIILVLYRNFDDIDVRKATTMRW
- a CDS encoding proton-conducting membrane transporter, translated to MTTRPRLRNPRTFVPGIVAVALFAVMAAVFVGAGFDTAAGFPADANITATIGYALMGLLEFGGESIVSSEGFLAAFIIVALLLDAALEGSVMLAERDLRGGDDER
- a CDS encoding NADH-quinone oxidoreductase subunit J, which gives rise to MVYEILAFGLFALVTVASSLGAVLVEDVWHSALLLGVSLLSFAVHYVMLQAEFVAAMQVLVYVGGVLILITFAVMLTRHPGRTEEVTNA
- a CDS encoding NuoI/complex I 23 kDa subunit family protein, with the translated sequence MIGLLKSMATTMKHALDGETFTVEYPDEAPEVSPRFRGVHKFSQERCIWCRQCEKVCPNDTIQIVTDKQRNGEEYNLHVGQCIYCRLCEEVCPVDAILLTEQFEFTGDTKHDLVFNKEQLKNVPWYKDIDPLASREPDRGAWIGEGEGEVDYQ